A portion of the Achromobacter sp. MFA1 R4 genome contains these proteins:
- a CDS encoding TRAP transporter substrate-binding protein: MLHPHLSRAVLAAAALLTLVPATHAAELRSADIHPDDYPTVQAVRHFGELVKQRTNGRITIKVFSGGALGNEDDSIEQVKLGALAMTRVSSAAMHNICQTTRVPSLPFLFRSKEHLHKVLDSEIGDQILRSCEAAGFVGLAWYDSGSRSMYTTKKPVKTLADAKGLKIRVQQSDLSVAMVEAMGGNATPMPMGEVYTSLKTGLVDAAENNFPSYESAHHYEVAKFYSLTEHTMTPEILIFSKRQWDKLPPDDQKILREAARESVPFMRKLWDEREQKSRAVVEKAGSQISAVDKPSFQGAMKPVYDRFVTTPEMKDLVAKIQAVQ, from the coding sequence ATGCTGCACCCTCACCTGAGCCGCGCCGTCCTGGCCGCGGCCGCCTTGCTGACGCTGGTTCCCGCCACCCACGCCGCCGAGCTGCGCTCCGCGGACATCCATCCCGACGATTACCCCACTGTGCAGGCCGTGCGCCACTTCGGCGAGCTGGTCAAGCAACGGACCAACGGCCGCATCACCATCAAGGTGTTTTCGGGCGGCGCGCTCGGCAACGAGGACGATTCCATCGAACAGGTGAAGCTGGGCGCGCTGGCGATGACCCGCGTGTCGAGCGCGGCCATGCACAACATCTGCCAGACCACCCGCGTGCCGTCGCTGCCGTTCCTCTTTCGCTCCAAGGAACACCTGCACAAGGTGCTGGACAGCGAGATCGGCGACCAGATCCTGCGCTCGTGCGAAGCCGCCGGGTTCGTGGGGCTGGCCTGGTACGACAGCGGTTCGCGCTCCATGTACACGACGAAGAAGCCCGTCAAGACGCTGGCCGACGCGAAGGGGCTGAAGATCCGCGTGCAGCAGTCGGACCTGTCCGTCGCGATGGTCGAAGCCATGGGCGGCAACGCCACGCCGATGCCCATGGGCGAGGTCTACACCTCGCTCAAGACCGGACTGGTGGACGCGGCCGAGAACAATTTCCCCAGCTACGAAAGCGCGCATCACTACGAGGTGGCCAAGTTCTATTCGCTGACCGAGCACACCATGACGCCCGAGATCCTGATCTTCTCCAAGCGCCAGTGGGACAAGCTGCCGCCCGATGACCAGAAGATCCTGCGCGAGGCCGCGCGTGAATCGGTGCCTTTCATGCGCAAGCTGTGGGACGAGCGCGAACAGAAGTCGCGCGCCGTGGTCGAGAAGGCCGGGTCGCAGATCTCGGCGGTCGACAAGCCCTCGTTCCAGGGCGCGATGAAGCCGGTGTACGACCGCTTCGTCACCACCCCTGAAATGAAAGACCTGGTCGCGAAGATCCAGGCCGTGCAGTGA
- a CDS encoding HAMP domain-containing sensor histidine kinase, protein MSRAAAGTLTQRVVWALTGTVALFVTALALLAYLTFDQMEDDLVNDILNTEMDRLVQHARSSDEFLPRHGARELGGSMRAWLSADGQPPAGMPPELLSLENGLHLIEPGAYTWHVMVAETGRGTVYLLYDATDNEERVRDFGLIVLGVGALCVVLAYALSRRVAAVAVGPLLELTDRLSTWAPGSPDLAVTRDDETGRLIEAFNRVQNQVDRSIAREREFAGNLSHEVRTPLAAIRSDSELMLLTQTLTPDQQQRLTRVVDNVDDVIVSLESARAMARDQLREPEPVDLAECMDDAWGGYAAQAKLANLGFDNRIPAGHVLTLDRYALLTVLRNLVRNAIEHAAPATLTAALDAQGGLALRDDGKGIAAADLPFLFRRYFSGRLRDSAMDGGAETTRGLGLAIAKRVCDMQGWALSVESSQAHGPARGTRFLLRFDNAPEAGPQTRI, encoded by the coding sequence ATGAGCCGCGCCGCCGCCGGCACGTTGACCCAGCGCGTCGTGTGGGCGCTGACGGGAACGGTCGCGCTGTTCGTCACGGCGCTTGCCCTGCTGGCCTACCTGACGTTCGACCAGATGGAAGACGATCTGGTCAACGACATCCTCAACACGGAAATGGACCGCCTGGTCCAGCATGCCCGCAGCAGCGACGAATTCCTGCCGCGCCATGGCGCCCGCGAGCTGGGCGGTTCCATGCGCGCCTGGCTCAGCGCCGACGGCCAGCCGCCCGCCGGCATGCCGCCCGAATTGCTCTCGCTGGAAAACGGGCTGCATCTGATCGAACCGGGCGCCTACACCTGGCATGTGATGGTGGCCGAGACCGGCCGCGGCACGGTGTATCTGTTGTATGACGCGACCGACAATGAAGAGCGGGTGCGCGATTTCGGCCTCATCGTGCTGGGTGTGGGCGCGCTCTGCGTGGTGCTGGCGTACGCCCTGTCGCGGCGGGTGGCGGCGGTGGCGGTCGGTCCGCTGCTGGAACTGACGGACCGGCTGTCGACCTGGGCCCCCGGCTCGCCCGACCTGGCCGTCACCCGCGACGACGAGACCGGGCGGCTCATCGAAGCCTTCAACCGCGTGCAGAACCAGGTGGACCGGTCCATCGCCCGCGAACGCGAATTCGCCGGCAATCTCAGCCATGAGGTGCGCACGCCGCTCGCGGCGATCCGCTCCGACAGCGAACTCATGCTCCTGACGCAGACGCTGACGCCGGACCAGCAGCAACGGCTCACGCGGGTGGTCGACAACGTCGACGACGTCATCGTCAGCCTGGAAAGCGCGCGCGCGATGGCTCGCGACCAGTTGCGCGAGCCCGAGCCCGTGGACCTCGCCGAGTGCATGGACGACGCCTGGGGCGGCTATGCCGCGCAGGCGAAGCTGGCGAACCTGGGTTTCGACAACCGTATCCCTGCCGGCCACGTGCTGACGCTGGACCGCTACGCCTTGCTGACCGTCCTGCGCAACCTGGTGCGCAACGCCATCGAGCACGCCGCGCCGGCCACGTTGACGGCGGCGTTGGACGCGCAGGGCGGGCTGGCGCTGCGCGACGACGGCAAGGGCATCGCCGCCGCCGACCTGCCGTTCCTGTTCCGCCGTTATTTCAGCGGCCGCCTGCGCGATTCGGCGATGGATGGCGGCGCCGAGACGACGCGCGGGCTGGGCCTGGCGATTGCCAAGCGGGTCTGCGACATGCAGGGCTGGGCGCTGTCCGTCGAATCCTCGCAGGCGCACGGCCCGGCGCGCGGGACGCGGTTCCTGCTGCGCTTTGACAACGCCCCTGAGGCCGGTCCCCAGACGCGGATTTGA
- a CDS encoding NAD-dependent epimerase/dehydratase family protein, giving the protein MPASPRCPRLLLTGAAGNLGLVLRPRLKAHADILRVSDVAPMAPAQAGEEVVPCNLADASAVSALVHGVDAIVHLGGVSVERPFEEILPANIQGVYNIYEAARLHGVQRVVFASSNHVIGFYEQGKTLDADVPLRPDGYYGLSKAYGENLSRFYFDRYGIQTVCLRIGSSFPEPKDRRMLVTWLSHDDLTDLVVRSLFTPDVGHLIVYGASANRDSWWDNRGAAVLGFAPKDSSERFRAQVEAQPPLAADDPAARYQGGAFVKAGPFPFPNA; this is encoded by the coding sequence ATGCCTGCATCCCCCCGGTGTCCTCGTTTGTTGTTGACCGGCGCCGCCGGCAACCTGGGCCTGGTACTGCGTCCCCGATTGAAAGCCCATGCGGACATCCTGCGCGTCTCCGACGTGGCGCCCATGGCCCCCGCGCAGGCGGGCGAAGAGGTCGTCCCCTGCAACCTGGCCGACGCGTCCGCGGTGTCCGCCCTGGTGCACGGCGTGGACGCCATTGTCCATCTGGGCGGCGTGTCGGTGGAGCGCCCCTTCGAGGAAATCCTTCCCGCCAACATCCAGGGCGTCTACAACATCTACGAGGCGGCCCGCCTGCACGGCGTGCAGCGCGTCGTGTTCGCCAGCTCCAACCACGTCATCGGCTTCTATGAGCAGGGAAAGACGCTGGACGCCGACGTGCCGCTGCGCCCCGATGGCTACTACGGCCTGAGCAAGGCCTATGGCGAAAACCTTTCCCGCTTCTACTTCGACCGCTACGGCATCCAGACCGTGTGCCTGCGCATCGGCTCGTCGTTTCCCGAACCCAAGGACCGGCGCATGCTGGTCACCTGGCTCAGCCACGACGACCTGACGGACCTGGTCGTGCGGTCGCTCTTCACCCCCGACGTCGGCCACCTGATCGTGTATGGGGCCTCGGCCAACCGGGATAGCTGGTGGGACAACCGCGGCGCGGCCGTGCTGGGCTTTGCGCCCAAAGACTCGTCCGAGCGGTTCCGCGCGCAGGTCGAAGCGCAGCCGCCGCTGGCCGCGGACGATCCCGCGGCGCGCTACCAGGGCGGCGCCTTCGTCAAGGCCGGCCCCTTCCCTTTCCCCAACGCCTGA
- a CDS encoding LTA synthase family protein, with amino-acid sequence MRHLTVRFILAILALLTLSRLGLAFWMWDRVEAAGGLGPLMLGGLRIDVCLLSMVIALPAVFSPWFGHRPLAARITAWWFRVWWMLYVLLEVSTPQFIAEYDTRPNRLYFIYLLNPKEVGSMLWQGYKGVLLASFVVLVVAAWLAVKLFPTRSRDAFMGWWKRPVASFVILALVFLGARGTLEHRPINPAKVAFSSDAMVNALALNSLYSVFDAAYRMRDERSSAAMYPKMPVDEMNAIVREKAGITGAPLDPALPSLHEQKATVRRDKPLNVVIILQESLGAQYVGSLGGRDLTPNIDRLGKEGWMFHRAYATGTRSVRGIEAVTAGFLPSVADAVVKLPRSQTGFFTLAQLLGKHGYHSRFVYGGESHFDNMRAFFLGNGFDEIVDRPKFVDPVFEGSWGASDEDMFNQVDRLLRADGDKPVFTLAFSVTNHSPWEYPPGRIQPVGDPATVDNTVRYADWALGQFFDKARKAPYWDNTVFLVIADHDSRVYGSIPVPVRHFQIPALILGAGIEPRQDQRLVSQIDMAPTLLSLIGLDNVNPMLGVDLTQRDPNRAIMQYADNFGYLQGDQLLVLEPAKAPRQFRYEAAPVGRDETYAPVEPADPALTQEALAHALWASWVYREEKYRLP; translated from the coding sequence ATGCGCCATCTGACCGTACGCTTCATCCTCGCGATCCTGGCGCTGCTGACGCTGTCGCGGCTGGGACTGGCCTTCTGGATGTGGGACCGCGTCGAGGCCGCCGGCGGCCTCGGGCCGCTCATGCTCGGCGGACTGCGCATCGACGTGTGCCTGCTGTCCATGGTGATTGCGCTGCCGGCGGTGTTTTCGCCGTGGTTCGGGCACCGGCCGCTGGCCGCGCGCATCACCGCGTGGTGGTTCCGCGTCTGGTGGATGCTGTATGTGCTGCTGGAAGTCTCGACGCCGCAGTTCATCGCCGAATACGACACGCGGCCCAATCGCCTCTACTTCATCTATCTGCTCAACCCCAAGGAAGTCGGCTCGATGCTGTGGCAGGGCTACAAGGGCGTGCTGCTGGCGTCCTTCGTGGTGCTGGTTGTCGCGGCGTGGCTTGCGGTCAAGCTCTTCCCGACCCGCTCGCGCGATGCCTTCATGGGGTGGTGGAAGCGTCCGGTCGCGTCGTTCGTGATCCTGGCGCTGGTGTTTTTGGGCGCGCGCGGCACGCTGGAGCATCGGCCCATCAATCCCGCCAAGGTGGCCTTCAGTTCGGACGCCATGGTGAACGCGCTGGCGCTCAATTCCCTGTACAGCGTGTTCGACGCGGCCTATCGCATGCGCGACGAACGCTCGTCGGCCGCGATGTACCCGAAGATGCCGGTCGACGAGATGAACGCCATCGTGCGCGAAAAAGCCGGCATCACCGGCGCGCCGTTGGATCCGGCCCTGCCCAGCCTGCACGAGCAGAAGGCGACCGTGCGGCGCGACAAGCCGCTGAACGTGGTCATCATCCTGCAGGAGAGCCTGGGCGCGCAGTACGTGGGCAGCCTGGGCGGCCGCGACCTCACGCCGAACATCGACAGGCTGGGCAAGGAGGGCTGGATGTTCCACCGCGCCTACGCCACGGGCACGCGGTCGGTGCGCGGCATCGAGGCGGTGACGGCGGGCTTTCTGCCCAGCGTGGCCGATGCGGTGGTCAAGCTGCCGCGCTCGCAGACCGGGTTCTTCACGCTGGCGCAGTTGCTCGGCAAGCACGGGTACCACTCGCGCTTCGTGTACGGCGGCGAGTCGCACTTCGACAATATGCGGGCGTTCTTCCTGGGCAACGGCTTCGATGAGATCGTGGACCGTCCCAAGTTCGTGGACCCGGTCTTCGAGGGATCGTGGGGCGCGTCGGATGAAGACATGTTCAACCAGGTGGACCGCCTCCTGCGCGCCGATGGCGACAAGCCGGTGTTCACGCTGGCGTTCTCGGTGACCAACCACTCCCCGTGGGAATACCCACCCGGACGCATCCAGCCCGTGGGCGACCCGGCCACGGTGGACAACACGGTGCGCTACGCGGACTGGGCCCTGGGCCAGTTCTTCGACAAGGCGCGCAAGGCGCCGTACTGGGACAACACGGTCTTTCTCGTCATCGCGGACCACGATTCGCGCGTGTACGGGTCCATCCCGGTGCCGGTGCGGCATTTCCAGATCCCCGCGCTGATCCTGGGCGCGGGCATTGAACCGCGGCAGGACCAGCGCCTGGTCAGCCAGATCGACATGGCGCCCACGCTGTTGTCGCTGATCGGCCTGGACAACGTGAACCCGATGTTGGGCGTGGACCTGACGCAACGCGACCCGAACCGCGCGATCATGCAGTACGCGGACAATTTCGGGTATCTGCAGGGCGATCAGCTGCTGGTGCTGGAGCCCGCCAAGGCGCCGCGCCAGTTCCGCTACGAGGCGGCGCCGGTGGGGCGCGATGAAACCTACGCGCCGGTCGAGCCCGCGGATCCCGCATTGACGCAAGAGGCGCTGGCGCATGCGCTGTGGGCAAGCTGGGTGTACCGCGAGGAAAAGTACCGCCTGCCGTGA
- a CDS encoding response regulator transcription factor: protein MAASPAAGAHYRVLIVEDDPTIAGNLYSFLEARGFLPDVAYSGPAALQRLQEQRFDAVLLDIGLPGMDGNAVLHDMRTQRRLDVPVLMLTARDSLEDKLAGFSHGADDYLTKPFALLEVEARLLALIQRAQGATVDAVRAFGPLQFDTRSRAVSVNDVPVHLTRKACLIIEVLLRDPGRVVRREELESALWGNEPPSSDALRSQVHLLRRALADAGFDGIETVHGTGWRLTLPGVPS, encoded by the coding sequence ATGGCAGCCAGTCCCGCAGCGGGTGCGCATTACCGGGTGCTGATCGTCGAGGACGACCCCACCATCGCCGGCAATCTATACAGCTTCCTGGAGGCGCGCGGCTTTCTCCCCGACGTGGCCTATAGCGGGCCGGCCGCCTTGCAGCGGCTGCAGGAGCAGCGGTTCGATGCCGTGCTGCTGGACATCGGCCTGCCCGGCATGGACGGCAACGCCGTGCTGCATGACATGCGCACGCAAAGGCGGCTGGATGTGCCGGTGCTCATGCTGACCGCGCGCGACAGCCTGGAAGACAAGCTGGCGGGTTTCTCGCACGGGGCGGACGACTACCTCACCAAGCCGTTCGCGCTGCTCGAGGTGGAAGCCCGGCTGCTGGCCCTGATCCAGCGCGCCCAGGGCGCCACGGTGGACGCCGTGCGCGCCTTCGGCCCCTTGCAGTTCGACACGCGCAGCCGCGCGGTATCGGTCAATGACGTTCCCGTCCACCTGACCCGCAAGGCCTGTCTCATCATCGAAGTCCTGCTGCGCGATCCGGGCCGCGTCGTGCGGCGCGAAGAGCTGGAATCGGCGTTGTGGGGCAACGAGCCGCCCTCGTCCGACGCGCTGCGCAGCCAGGTCCACCTGCTGCGGCGCGCGCTGGCCGACGCGGGCTTTGACGGCATCGAGACCGTGCACGGCACCGGCTGGCGCCTCACGCTGCCCGGCGTGCCCTCATGA
- a CDS encoding FadR/GntR family transcriptional regulator, with product MNAPVDTSVLPQRRPRNLAQGLVESISERIRSGEIRPGDKLPTESEIMRQFGVSRTVVREALSRLQASGLVETHHGVGTYALEPSGGGDFRVDPADIATVRDVLVLLELRICLESEAAGLAAIRRSDTQLQDMRRALDAFKQALDSGGDTITPDFQFHLLVAQSTDNRYFADLMSHLGSAIIPRTRINSAKFAHEDRAAYLARVNLEHEDIYSAITRQDPEAARAAMRTHLSNSRERLRRAQ from the coding sequence ATGAACGCTCCTGTCGATACCTCTGTTTTGCCGCAGCGTCGTCCCCGCAACCTGGCGCAAGGCCTGGTGGAGAGCATTTCCGAACGCATCCGAAGCGGCGAAATCCGCCCGGGGGACAAGCTGCCCACCGAGTCCGAAATCATGCGTCAGTTCGGCGTAAGCCGCACCGTCGTGCGCGAGGCGCTGTCCCGCCTGCAGGCATCGGGGCTGGTCGAAACGCATCACGGCGTGGGCACCTACGCGCTGGAGCCCAGCGGCGGCGGCGACTTCCGCGTGGACCCCGCGGACATCGCCACCGTGCGCGATGTCCTCGTGCTGCTGGAGCTGCGCATCTGCCTGGAAAGCGAGGCCGCGGGCCTGGCGGCCATCCGGCGCAGCGACACGCAATTGCAGGACATGCGGCGCGCGCTCGATGCCTTCAAGCAGGCGCTGGATAGCGGCGGCGATACCATCACGCCCGATTTCCAGTTCCATCTGCTGGTGGCCCAGTCCACCGACAACCGGTATTTCGCGGACCTCATGTCGCATCTGGGGTCGGCCATCATCCCTCGCACCCGCATCAACTCCGCCAAGTTCGCGCACGAAGACCGCGCCGCCTATCTGGCGCGCGTGAATCTCGAACACGAAGACATCTACAGCGCCATCACGCGGCAGGATCCCGAGGCGGCGCGCGCGGCGATGCGCACGCACCTGAGCAACAGCCGCGAGCGCCTGCGCCGGGCGCAGTAG
- a CDS encoding phosphatase PAP2 family protein, translating into MPSPSLPAPRAPTPACYLLTHVVGVPLILACLAWWTQDSGLDMRIARALFDPALDDFPLHASRWLELLGHRIVLALPIGVGLAAAGAAVASFRIPAWRRWRGVALAVAATCLTGQLLINQLKHHTMLPRPYDLETLGGYTPYPVHWWTWARARAGGALPSGHAGAGYALLSLYFAGWALGRPAWRWAGLAVGVAGGVGFSAVRILQGAHFLSQTIWSAALMWLLAAVFFYPLIAGRTAGGPPRAPGVS; encoded by the coding sequence ATGCCGTCCCCCTCGCTGCCAGCGCCGCGCGCGCCAACCCCAGCCTGCTATCTGCTCACGCACGTCGTGGGCGTGCCGCTGATCCTCGCCTGTCTTGCGTGGTGGACCCAGGATTCCGGGCTGGACATGCGCATCGCGCGGGCCTTGTTCGACCCGGCGCTCGACGACTTTCCGCTGCACGCCAGCCGCTGGCTCGAACTCCTGGGCCATCGCATCGTGCTGGCCCTGCCGATCGGCGTGGGCCTGGCCGCGGCGGGCGCCGCCGTGGCCAGCTTTCGCATCCCGGCCTGGCGGCGCTGGCGCGGCGTGGCGCTGGCGGTGGCGGCCACGTGCCTGACGGGACAGCTCCTGATCAACCAGCTCAAGCATCACACGATGCTGCCGCGTCCCTACGACCTGGAAACGCTGGGCGGCTACACCCCCTATCCGGTGCACTGGTGGACGTGGGCGCGTGCCCGCGCGGGGGGCGCCCTGCCCAGCGGCCATGCCGGCGCGGGGTACGCGCTGCTCAGCCTGTATTTCGCGGGCTGGGCGCTGGGACGGCCCGCGTGGCGCTGGGCCGGCCTGGCGGTCGGCGTGGCGGGCGGTGTGGGCTTTTCGGCCGTGCGCATCCTGCAGGGCGCGCATTTCCTCAGCCAGACGATCTGGTCCGCCGCGCTGATGTGGCTGCTGGCGGCGGTCTTTTTCTATCCGTTGATCGCGGGCCGGACCGCCGGCGGCCCGCCCCGCGCGCCGGGCGTCAGTTGA
- a CDS encoding TRAP transporter large permease: MALTLLSFTFMGFLVIGVPVAFAIGLSSLTAIMYEDLPLAVAFQQMTSGMNAFSFLAIPFFIFTGELMLYGGIADRIVAFAKSLVGHVRGGLGMSNVVACTLFGGVSGSPVADVSAMGSVMIPMMKREGYHADYAVNVTTHAALVGALMPTSHNIIIYTLAAGGKVSIAALIAAGVVPALILTACNLAAAYFVARKRGYPAGSFPGWHIVFRSLVAAAPGLFVVVLIIAGILSGVFTATESAAVAVLYALALTIFVYRSLTWDQFVRAASKAVKTTGVVLLLIGISATFGYLISFYGVAEKTGQLMASISTEPWAIFLMVNIILFVLGTFLDMAATILICTPIFLPICMQYGMGPVQFGMVLLLNCALGLNTPPVGTTQFVGCAIGGVSVGTVMRTIWPFYGALLAALALVTYVPAFSLWLPGVLLN; encoded by the coding sequence ATGGCGCTGACACTGCTTTCCTTCACCTTCATGGGGTTCCTGGTGATCGGGGTGCCGGTGGCCTTCGCCATCGGGCTGTCGTCGCTCACGGCTATCATGTACGAGGACCTGCCGCTGGCGGTGGCCTTCCAGCAGATGACCTCGGGCATGAACGCCTTCTCGTTCCTGGCCATCCCCTTCTTCATCTTCACGGGCGAGCTGATGCTGTACGGCGGCATCGCGGACCGCATCGTCGCGTTCGCCAAATCGCTGGTGGGCCACGTGCGCGGCGGCCTGGGGATGTCCAACGTGGTGGCCTGCACGCTGTTCGGCGGCGTGTCGGGATCGCCCGTGGCGGACGTGTCGGCGATGGGCTCGGTGATGATCCCGATGATGAAGCGCGAGGGCTACCACGCCGACTACGCGGTGAACGTCACCACGCACGCGGCGCTGGTGGGTGCGCTGATGCCGACCAGCCACAACATCATCATCTATACGCTGGCCGCGGGCGGCAAGGTGTCCATCGCGGCGCTGATCGCGGCCGGCGTGGTGCCTGCCCTGATCCTGACCGCCTGCAACCTGGCGGCGGCGTACTTCGTGGCGCGCAAGCGGGGGTATCCGGCCGGCAGCTTCCCGGGCTGGCACATCGTGTTCCGCTCGCTGGTGGCCGCGGCGCCTGGGCTGTTCGTGGTGGTGCTGATCATCGCGGGCATCCTGAGCGGCGTCTTCACCGCGACGGAATCGGCGGCGGTGGCGGTGCTGTATGCGCTGGCGCTGACGATCTTCGTCTACCGCTCGCTGACCTGGGACCAATTCGTGCGCGCGGCCAGCAAGGCGGTCAAGACCACGGGCGTGGTGCTGCTGCTGATCGGCATTTCCGCCACGTTCGGCTACCTGATCAGCTTCTATGGCGTGGCCGAAAAGACCGGTCAGCTCATGGCGTCCATCTCGACGGAACCCTGGGCGATCTTCCTGATGGTCAACATCATCCTGTTCGTGCTGGGCACGTTCCTGGACATGGCCGCCACCATCCTGATCTGCACGCCGATCTTCCTGCCGATCTGCATGCAGTACGGCATGGGGCCGGTGCAGTTCGGCATGGTCCTGCTGCTGAACTGCGCGCTGGGGCTGAACACGCCGCCCGTGGGCACCACGCAGTTCGTGGGATGCGCCATCGGCGGGGTCTCCGTGGGCACGGTCATGCGCACCATCTGGCCGTTCTACGGCGCGCTGCTGGCCGCGCTGGCGCTGGTGACCTACGTGCCGGCGTTTTCGCTGTGGCTGCCGGGCGTGCTGCTCAACTGA
- a CDS encoding SMP-30/gluconolactonase/LRE family protein: MPMTAERIGTVLCGVGESPVWRRADQAYYWTDIPGKALWRWTPATGAFAQWALPQMAGSIAMRGDGWLLAMEDGLYACGALCEDEPCIPRHLAAVAHAAPNMRFNDGRCDRQGRFLAGTMVMDMSVADPAGALYRLDDRGVSVLLDGLIVPNGLAFSPDGRTMYLSDSHPSRATVWAFDYDTATGEPRHRRVFIPALPAGRPDGAAVDTDGCYWICGNDAGKVYRYTPDGRLDRTLDVPAAKVAMCAFGGAGLDTLFVTSIRPANAAPGSPDGAVFALHPGVQGLEEPASAG; this comes from the coding sequence ATGCCCATGACCGCAGAACGTATAGGAACGGTATTGTGCGGCGTGGGAGAAAGCCCCGTCTGGCGCCGCGCCGACCAGGCCTATTACTGGACCGACATTCCCGGCAAGGCGCTCTGGCGCTGGACACCCGCGACCGGCGCCTTCGCGCAGTGGGCGCTGCCGCAGATGGCCGGCAGCATCGCGATGCGCGGCGACGGCTGGCTGCTGGCGATGGAAGACGGCCTTTATGCCTGCGGCGCGCTGTGCGAGGACGAGCCATGCATCCCGCGCCACCTCGCCGCCGTGGCCCACGCCGCGCCCAATATGCGTTTCAATGACGGCCGCTGCGACCGGCAGGGCCGGTTTCTTGCCGGCACCATGGTGATGGACATGAGCGTGGCCGACCCCGCGGGCGCGCTGTACCGCCTGGACGACCGGGGGGTGTCCGTGCTGCTGGACGGCCTGATCGTGCCCAACGGCCTGGCCTTCAGCCCCGATGGCCGGACCATGTACCTGTCCGATTCACACCCGTCGCGCGCGACGGTCTGGGCCTTCGACTACGACACCGCAACGGGCGAACCGCGCCATCGCCGCGTCTTCATTCCCGCCCTGCCGGCCGGCCGCCCCGACGGCGCGGCCGTGGACACGGACGGCTGCTACTGGATCTGCGGCAACGATGCCGGCAAGGTGTACCGCTACACCCCCGACGGCCGCCTGGACCGCACCCTGGACGTGCCCGCCGCCAAGGTCGCGATGTGCGCCTTCGGCGGCGCCGGCCTGGACACGCTATTCGTCACATCCATCCGTCCCGCGAACGCCGCCCCCGGCTCGCCGGACGGCGCGGTATTCGCCCTGCACCCCGGCGTGCAGGGCCTGGAGGAACCCGCCAGCGCCGGTTAG
- a CDS encoding TRAP transporter small permease — translation MLATPTNEPDVAAGGRAQALAAPLDAYSRGCARLARACMWTSVFGLVCLIIAVTLQIVGRHVLNNTPTWAESLALLLVLYVTMLGAAVGVRDAGHIGFESLLDALPAGGQRRLRIFIHLLVLLFGVLMAWNCGVLAESVAAYKIPNLGISNAWKYIPATLSGTLIALFSIEHIIAILRNQKVVPAWR, via the coding sequence ATGTTGGCCACACCCACGAATGAACCAGATGTCGCCGCGGGGGGCCGGGCGCAAGCCCTGGCTGCCCCGCTGGATGCCTACTCGCGCGGCTGCGCCCGGCTGGCGCGGGCCTGCATGTGGACCAGCGTGTTCGGACTGGTCTGCCTGATCATCGCCGTCACGCTGCAGATCGTCGGGCGGCACGTCCTGAACAACACGCCGACCTGGGCGGAAAGCCTGGCCCTCCTGCTGGTGCTGTACGTCACCATGCTGGGCGCCGCGGTCGGCGTGCGCGACGCCGGCCACATCGGCTTCGAGTCCCTGCTCGACGCCCTGCCGGCCGGCGGGCAGCGGCGGCTGCGCATCTTCATCCATCTGCTCGTGCTGCTGTTCGGCGTGCTGATGGCCTGGAATTGCGGCGTGCTGGCCGAATCCGTCGCGGCCTACAAGATTCCCAACCTGGGGATCTCCAACGCGTGGAAGTACATTCCTGCAACCCTGTCGGGCACCTTGATCGCGCTCTTTTCCATCGAGCACATCATCGCGATCCTGCGCAACCAGAAGGTGGTACCGGCATGGCGCTGA